The following is a genomic window from Sulfitobacter pontiacus.
GATCCCCGGTAGCGCGGACAGCGCATCGGCGCGCAGCCCCTGTTCCACCTCGTTGCCGGCGTCAAAGGGGACAAACAGCGCCCGCACCCCGCTTTGCAGCACATCCAGCGCGGTATTGTAGCCGCACAAAGAGACAGAGGCGGCGGCGTGATACAGCATCTGGCGGAATTCGGGGCGCGCCGGTTCGATCACCACATTCGCTGGGGCATCCTGCATCAGCGCGGCGCTGCGTGTGGCTGCATCCTGCCCCCCCAGCAGCAAGCGCCAGACCCGCCCCGCATCGCGCGCGGCCGCGGCGCGGCAGGTGTCGAACACATGCGCGCCCACATCGCCGCCCCCTGCGCTGACGATAATCTCGCCCGCGCCAAGCCGGTCGGGATGGGGGCTGGCGGGGGGCGGTGCGACGAAACCGGTATAGCGCAGCTTGCCCTGCATCGCGTCCGACACCGGCCAGCTGAGCGAGAGCGGCGTCACGGCCTCGTCCGCATGGACCAGCACCGCATCGTAATACTGCGCAACCAGATCATCGGCCAGCTGCGCCTTGGCGGGTTTGGATGGCGGCGCGAGGATATCGCGCACCGATGCGCAGATCAGTGGGCGCGCGGGCAGGGCATCTGCGGCGTCAAGCAGGGCCAGGAACTCTGCCTTGAGGGTCCGGCGCCCAAAGGGGAACAGTTCGGTGATCAGCAGATCGGGGGTGCGGGTCTGGATGTGGGCGATCAACATCTCGCGTCGCGCTGCCTTCAACGCTTCAGAGGCGACCGCACCATGTTCATCCAGCAGCCGTGCGAAATCCACACCGTCAGAGCGCAGCGGGGGCAGTTGCACCACGTCAACGCCCTCGCTGTTCAACTGCGGTGCGGGCATCCCGCCCGAGACGACCTGCACATCATGCCCCGCCGCCCCATAGGCGCGGCCAAGGGTCAAGGCGCGGGCCAGATGGCCGGTGCCCAGCAGATGTGTGACGACGATGCTGACCTTCATAAGCGCGGCTCCAGTCGGATGGGATCAGGCTGGGCGGCCCAGCCCGTGGGTGAAATATCCAGTAGATATAAGCGGTTGCGCTTGATCTGAAAGGGGGCGGGGCCAGCGAAATCCCAGCCGGTCGCATGGGCCAGCAAAACACGCATCACGCCGATATGGCAGACGGCGACAGTGTCGCGCGTCAAGCCGTTGGCCCAAGGGATCAGCCGTTCGCGCAGGCTGTCGGGGCTTTCGCCGCCGGGTGGGGTGTAGCCCCAGCCCCAATCCTCGATATCGCGGAACCCGCTGGCGGGGTCTGCCTTAAGGTCCACGCCGTGCAGCCCTTCCCACTTGCCCCAGTCCATCTCCATCAGCGCGGGCGCGGTTTTCGGCGCGCGGTCTGCGACCAGTCGGGCGGTTTCAGCGGCGCGAGACAGGGGGCTCGACACAAGATCGGCACGGTCCCAAGGTGCCGGCAATGCCAGCGCCGCCAGACCGGCGCGGGCGTCATCATCCAGCGGGATATCCGTGCGCCCCTGAATGCGGCCCGCACGGTTCCAGCCTGTATGCCCGTGGCGAAGCAGGGCAAGCCGGATCATGGGCGCACCCCGCAGCTTTCCAACCCCGCCAGCAAGGTCGCGGTGGCAGTGGGAAGCAGATGATGTTGCGCAACAAAATCGCGGGCGGCTTGGGCGCGTGTTTGGCGTAGGGTGGTATCCGCCAGCAGCGCTGTGATCTGTGCGGCAAGCGGGGCAGTGCCGCTTTCCGGCGCGGGATAGGGGCCGGGGGCCAGCACATCGCGCACGCCGGGGCGGTCTTGGGCCACGACGGGCAGGCCCGCGGCCTGCGCCTCCAGATAGGCGAGGCCAAAGGCTTCGTTCACCCCGGGCCAGAACAGCAGCGCTGCATGACGATAGGCGGCGGCCATGGTGGTCGCATCAAGCTCCCCAAGAAACCGAACCGCGTCGCCAAAGGGGGCCAGCATCGTCTCTATCTCGGTGCGGGCGGGGCCGTCACCCGCGATATCCAACCGCCAGCTGTCTGCTGGCAGCAGCGACAGCGTCTCCGCGATGATCTGATACGAGGCGCGTTTGTCGCCGTCGCGCAGCATACCGACAGCCAGCATCGGGCCATCCAGCGCGGACGGCAGAGGCAAAGCGTCCTGTGCGAGATACGGCGGCAGATGCACCAGCCGCTGCCCCGCGGTCTGATCGCGGCGCAGTGTCTCGGCATCTCGGTGCGTGAGGTAAAAGATCACATCCGCCGCGTCGCTTGCGGCTTCGGCAGCTTGGGCGAAACCGGCCCACGGACCTGTCAGCCGTTTGCGCGCGCGGCTGGATTCGACCAGCAGATAGGGGATGCCAAGGGCGCGGGCGACGGCGGGGCCGATCAGGTCGGGGGCCTTGTAATAGTTGTGATAGGTGATCCACGCCTGCCAGCCTTCGGTACGACCGCGGGCGGTGGCTTGGGGCACTTCGGCCTCGGCAGCATTGAACAGCAGGGTCTGCGCCGCGCTGTCGCCCGCCCCGTCGCGGCTGCGCAGGGTGCTGGCGACTGTGACGGTCGCGCCCCCCCGTTGCAGGGCAGTCATCAACCCACGCGCCATCGCCCGATCCCCCGAGGGTACCGGATGATCAGGCGACTTTAACGGAGCGTAGAACGCAAGCCGCATCAGCCGCCCTGTGCCAGCATCGCCGTCAGCCGCTTGTGGAGCTGGCGAATGCCGGGGGCCATGGTGAATTCTGCATGCAGCCGGTCGTGGGCGGCCTCGGCCAGCCGAGGGCCAAGCGATGGATCCTCCGCAAAACGCTGCATCGCCTCGGCAAGGGCGGCGGGGGCATCGTCGCTTAACACGCCGGTGGTGCCGCTGGTGATGAACTCGGGGATGGCGGATACGGGCGTGCTGAGCAGCGGAAGCTTCTGGCTTGCCGCTTCCATCAGCACATTGGGCAGCCCGTCACGGTCACCGTCCTTGGCAATGCGCGAAGGCAGCACGAACAGATCGGCGGCGCGCATGGCGGCGATCACCTCTGGTTGGTCGCAGGCCCCGCGCCAAGTGATCCGGTCGTTGATCCCGTGCGTTTCAGCGCGTGCTTTCATCGGTTCCGACAGGTCCCCGCCGCCGATATGGGTCCAGTGCCAGTCAAACTCATTCGGCAGCAGCGCCAGCGCGTCGATCAGGTTGTCAAAGCCCTTCTTCTCGACCATGCGCCCGACAGACATCATCTGGAACGGATCGCTTTTGGCGCGTTGGACCCGGGTTGGCGGTTCGGGGAAACGCGCCAGATCCAGCCCGTGATAGACCAGATCGATCCGGTCCGGGGCGGAGGTTAGACTGCGCAGATGTTGCGCGTTAAAGTCCGTGCAGGTGGCACCAAAGGCGGCTCCGTGGCTGGCGGGGTTCAGCTTTTCGCGCAACTCCCATTCGGGCGAGGTCCAGATGTCCTTGGCGTGGGCAGAAAAGCTCCACGGCAGGCCCCGCAGGATCGCGGCATAGCGCGCGACCGAGGACGGGGTGTGCAGGAAATGCGCATAGATGCCGCGGGTCTCGGCGGGAAGCTCATGTGCCATGACGCAGGCCTGCCCAAAGCGGCGGCGGCGGTTGGGGGTGTCATCGCGCACGAGGTCTTGTTGGAAAACCTCCCATGCCGCGTCGTAACCGGGCATGGCTTTCGCGGCCTCTTGTGCTGCGGCCACACGTTCGGGATCGTCGCGCAGGTATTCCGGCAAATAGCGCACGCGGGCTTGCAGCCGGTCGTGCAACGGGTGGGTTTTCGTATCGGTCGGGTGGCGCAGCGACCAGATGTCGAACCGCAGACCGGCTTCTTCAAGGGCGACAAGTTCTTGTGCGATGAAGGTCTCGGACAGGCGCGGCCAGCCTTTGACTACAATGGCGAGGGGGGCGGGGGTGTCGGTCATGCGCCACCGCCCATCAGGGCGCGGCCCCGTTCAACCACCACGTCAAGCCCGTCGAGCAGCCCGTCGGCACCGGCTTGCGAGGGTTTGTTCTGATGCGGCAGGTTGCGGATTGCGGCGATCATCGCCTGCGGCGTCATGCCATCACGGGTTTCTTCCAGCATACGGACAAGCCCCAGCTCTTCGGCGCGGCTGGCACGGATCCATTGTTCCAACCGGGGCACGGTGCGCGGCACGATGACGGCGCGTTTGTCAAAAGAAAGCACCTCGCAGAAGGTGTTGTAGCCGCCCATGCAAACCACGCCCTCAGCCCCGACATAAAGCTGTTCGATCCGGCTATCAAAGCCAAGCGCGGTCACCCGCCCGCCCAGCTTGGCCACCCGCGCGTCAAAGGCGTCGCGGACGTCGCCGGACAGGAAGGGGCCGTAGATCAACTTGGCTTTTGGCGTCAGGTCGGGGTCTTGCTCGTAGGCGTCCAGCACCAGCGACACCATCGCGGCACCGTCCCCGCCGCCGCCGGGGGTAATCAGCACATAGGGCTCTTCGGCGGGGGGTGTTTCGTCCGGGGCCTCGCGGCGCAGGTAGCCGGTCCAATGCATCCGGTCGTGGGCCGCCTGCGACAGGGGCAGCCCCTTGGTCGGGTCATACACATCTCGCATGCCGTAGACCCAAATCTCGTCATAGTATTTCTCGGTCGCCTCAACCGCGCCCTTGCGTTCCCATTCGGCGGCCAGCACCTCGGGTTCGTCCAGCACGTCGCGCAGGCCCAGCACGACTTTGGTGGTGCCATTCTCGCGCAGCCAGTCAAGGCTGGGCAGCAGTTCCCCGCGAAAGCCCGTCGGCTCTTTATCCACGATCAGCAGATCGGGGGTGTATTCCTCGATCGCGGTGCGGATCAGACCGGCCCGCAGGGAGGTGACCTCGTCGATATCAAGGCCAAGCGTTTGCGCCACATAGCTGCCGTCGGCCAGCTTCGTCACGCCGGGTAGGCGGATGTGGTCGACGCCTTTGGGAAAGGTGAAACGCCCCGCGACGGGGGATCCGGTCAGGATGATGGCGGAGGCATCTTCGTCGCCGTCCATCAAGGCGGCAGCCAGTGCGCGCGACCGCCGTAAGTGGCCCAATCCAAAGGTGTCGTGGCTATAGAAAAGCACCCGCCGCGCTGGTTTGCCATTGCGGGCGTTGTTCGAGACCGTTTGGCGCATGGGCCGATCCTAACTTAGTCAAATATCCTTGGCCGCACCTATCAGTCTGGCGGCTAGAAAGCGTTTATTGTCGAAGGCAGGTGAACCCGTCCCGCCCGATGCACCCAGAAACCGAATACACTCACATCACCTTGGTCTGCCGGTCGAACAGGCCAGTGGAAATACCTTAGGCATCTATGGCGAACATGTCATGCATTTCAGCACCTTCCGCCGTCGCCGCCCCTGAATGGGCTGCGAAAACCGGCGTTTGAGGGGGCCAAGCCCGTGGGAAGATGCGGCGCGTGTCATATTCGGCGTCCTTCGCGGTTCATCGTCAGGGGGAGTAGGTGGGGCCGGGGGGTTAAGATTGCAATGGCACGGGGGGTGGCTTAGCGTTCTGGGACTGCGCCCCAAGGCCATGAGCGAGGACATATGCGGCATTTCATCTTCACCCTTCTTTTGTCGCTGTGGGTCTTGCCCTTTGCCAACGCCGCGACGGCGCAAGGGGTTCTGTCTCTTTTGCCAACAGCCCAGGAAACTGACGTCAACGATGCAGAAGGCGAGGCCGCACGCCTGCAAGAGGTCATCAGACAAGCCGCCGAAAGCGGGGTCAGTGTGGTGGTCGTCGATAGCGCGGGCCAATTGTTGAACCAGCCCGCAGCAGCCCAGCCGGCCGAGGGCGACCAGCAAGAGGCGGCGCTGGCCAAGGAAAGCTCACCGCTGATGCACCTGCAGGAACGGGGCAACCAGTTCCGCACTGCCTTGATCGAACGCATCGTGCAGTTGCCCGACGCGATCAACGAGGTGATCTATATTCTGCGCGCCGCCAGCCCGGACGGCACGCTATGGGCCTTTGGTGAGACGCTGCTGGTGGCGCTCGCGCTGTTTGCCGTCGGGGCCGTGGTCGAGGTAGAGCTGTTCGGCAAGCGAATGGCACGCGGCTTCGTCACCGCCAAAGTGCAGGCGAAGCCCGTCGGCTATACCGAAAAGATGCCGTTTCTGGTGTTTCGGTTTTTCATGGGGATCATCGGCGTTCTGGTGTCGATGGTGGTGGCCTATATTCTGGGCACGCTGCTGTTTGGACCGCTTGAAGACACGGCGATCCAGTTCACTGTCACGCTGATCAACATCGGCTATTTCGTCTGTCGCGTGGCCGCGGGCCTGTGGCGGATGATCCTGTCACCCTTCCTGTCGCAATACCGCATCCCTGTGTTCAGCGACCGCGACGCCAAACGGCTGCACCGCTGGCTGTGGATGATGGCAAGCCTTGATACCGTCGCGATCCTGTTCGGTATCTGGATCGCTGAACTGGGGCTGAACTATGATGTCTATGCTTTCATCGCCTCCCTGATGTCGGCGGCGATCGTCGTGGCGAATATTCTGATGATCTGGGTCAACCGCCGCCCCATTTCAAACGCGCTGCGGCAGGGCAAGCCCGCGTCGGAATGCAGCGCCGTGGGGCGTTTTATGTCGCGGGCCTGGGCACCGCTGGTGGTGGCCTACGCGAGTTTTGCCTGGTTCGAACTGACCTATGATCTTGTGCTCGAGAACCCAAGCTCCGTGCCTCTGATCGCGGGGGCCTATGGTATTCTGGTGTCGATCATAGTGGTCTACGGCGTAATCAACTATGCTATTGAACGCGGCTTTGCCCGCGCGCGCATGATGCGCCGCCTGAACGAGCTGCGCCGCGAGAAGCGCGCTGATGCCGCCCTGGACGAGGATGCGCCCGAGGCCGCCGACGCTGCGCAAACGGATGATACCATGTCGCTGGACGAGGCTGACCGACAGGCGGCAATGGTGCCACGCCAAAGTCTCACCAGCTTTGAAGGTCTGGCGCGGCGCGTGGCCGGTATCCTCGCCTTTGTTACGGGGGCCTATGCGTTCTTCTATATCTGGGACACAGAGGCAACGTTGATGGTCGAAAGCCACGCGGACAAGCTGCTGGACGTGATGGTGATCCTGTTTATCGGCTACGTCGTCTATCACGCCTTCCGCATCTGGATCGACAGCAAGATCGAGGCCGAAACCGCCGACCAGCCCGAGGCGGAACTGGGCGACGAAGGCAGCGGCGCGTCCTCTGCCAGCCGATTGGCAACGCTGCTGCCGCTGTTTCGCAACTTTGTCCTGATCGTTCTGATCGTGACCATCGCCCTCATCGTGTTGATGGAATTCGGGATCAATGTCGGCCCGCTGTTCGCCGGTGCGGGGATCGTCGGTGTTGCTGTCGGCTTTGGCAGCCAGGCACTGGTGCGCGATATCTTTGCCGGCGCGTTCTTTCTGTTCGACGATGCCTTCCGCAAGGGGGAATACCTTGATGTGGGCGGCGTGAAGGGCACGGTCGAGAAAATCTCGGTCCGGTCGTTCCAGCTGCGCCACCATTTGGGCGCGCTGCACACCATCCCCTTTGGCGAGCTGCAGGTGATGACCAACTACAGCCGCGACTGGGTGATCATGAAGCTGCCGTTGCGGGTGACCTATGACACCGATGTCGAACGCGTTCGCAAGTTGATCAAAAAGCTCGGCATCGCGCTGCTGGATGATCCGGTGATCGGCGATAACTTTATCCAGCCGCTGAAATCGCAGGGCGTGATTGAAATGCAGGATTCCGCTATGATCATCCGGGTCAAGTTCATGACCAAACCGGGGGATCAATGGCTGGTGCGCAAGAAGGTCTATGAGGAAATCCGAGCCTTGTTTGAGCGCGAAGGAATCCGTTTTGCCCATCGGGAGGTCACTGTGCGTCTGGCCGACGGTAAGGTCAAAGACCTGAGCGACGAGGAACGCGACGCGGTGACCGCAGCGGCGCAGGCATCGCTGGAAGAAGAGGCACAAACCGGCCCGGAACTGGGCGGCGACGACCGATAGCCGCGTCTCGCGCAGTTGTGACATTGAAACGACGGCGGCGGGCGCTAGCATCATCCTCACCTGCAACAGGAGAATTCCCATGAAACAGTCCAGACGCCAATTCCTGACGACCACCGCCGCCACTGCCGGGGTTGTGACGCTACTGCCTTATGCCGCGCAAGCCGCGGCTCACGGCGGAAATATGTTCCCCATGACCGGCGGCGAGGTCAAAGTGCACCCCATCGACCACGCGTCCTTTGTGATGGAGACGCCAGCCGGCGTGATCTACTGCGATCCCGTGGGCGAGGTCGCCAACTACAGCGATTTTGCCACCCCCGATCTGATCCTGATCACCCACGAGCACGGCGATCACTATAACGCCGAAACACTGGCCGGTGTGGTGGGCGAAAACACGCAGATCCTTACCAATCCTGCGGTCTATGACATGCTGCCCGAGGCACTGAAGGCCAAGGCGAATGCACTGGCCAATGGCGAGCAGGCGATGTTCAACGAGGTCTCGATCGAGGCGATCCCCGCCTATAACACCACCGAAGAACGCAAGCAGTTCCACCCGCAGGGGCGTGACAACGGCTATATCGTGAACCTCAGCGATTTCCGCGTGTATATCTCGGGCGATACCGAAGCGACGCCGGAGATGCTGGCGCTAGAGAATATCGATCTGGCGTTTGTCTGTATGAACCTGCCGTTTACCATGGACGCGACCTCGGCCGCGGCTGCGGTGTCGACGTTCAAACCCTCTTTCGTCTACCCCTACCATTACCGTGGGCGCGACGACGGCACGCAAGACCCCGCCGCCTTTGCCGCCATGGTCGGCGAGGGGATCGAAGTCAAAATGGGCGACTGGTACTAACCCGGCGCAGCGGGGGGCCAGCCCCCCGCACCCCCCGGGATTTAGACCATTTGGAACTGAAGGCCCCAGTGGGTCAGGATTTATACGGATCAAGACTTGCGCGCAGACCATCGCCCAAAAAGTTGAACGCCAGCACCACGACGATGATCGGCAGCATGGGAATGGCGGTCCACCAGTAGATTTCGATGCTCGCCAGATTTTGCGCGTCATTCAGCATGACGCCCCAGCTGACGGCGGGTGCGCGTAGGCCCAACCCGAGGAAGCTCAGCGCGGTTTCCCCAAGGATCATCGCCGGGATCGACAGGGTCGCGCTGGCGATCAGATGCGACATGAAATTCGGCAAGAGGTGTTTGCGGATCACCCGTGCGGGCGACGCGCCCATCATCTCGGCCGCTTTGACGTATTCCTCTTCACGCAGGCTCAGGAATTTTGACCGTACCGCCCGCGCCAGCCCGGGCCAGTCCAGAATCCCGAGGATGATCGAGATGATAAAGAACACCGACACGGGCCCCCAGTTCGACGGCACCGCCGCCGAAAGCGCGAGCCAGAGCGGGAGTTCGGGCAAGGACCGCAAAATCTCGATCGCGCGGTTGACCAGCCAGTCGGTCTTGCCGCCGAAGTAACCGGCCAAAGATCCAAAGAAGATCCCCAGCACAAAGCTGACCGTGATGCCGATCAACCCCACCGTCAAGGACAGCTGCGCGCCATAGAGGATGCGGCTGAACACATCGCGCCCCAACCGATCCGATCCCCAGAGAAACACCGTCGCCCCGTCAGGCGCGCAGAACAGGTGGGTGTCGCTGGGGATGAGCGCAAAGAGGTGGTAGGTTTCACCCTTACAAAAATACTCAATCTTGCGCGGGTTGCTGGTATCGGTGTCGTATTCCCAGCGGAAATTCACCAGATCCGCAGTGCCCGTCGTCTCGTAGACAAAGGGGCCGATGAAACTGCCCTCGTGCCAAAGGTTGATGCTTTGGGGGGGCGCGTAGATGTGTTCGGCATTGCGCTCGTTTGGTGTGTAGGGCGCGATGAACCCCGCCACTGGCAGGATCAGATAGCAGAAGGCCAGAAACAGCCCGGATACCAGCGCCAGCTTGTGCCGCCGGAACTTGCGCCACATGAGCCGCGCGACAGAGGCGTCCATCTCGGCCCGCTCAGGCGCGGAAAGATCGGCGTCGTCGGTCCAGGGGGTGGTGTCGACAAAGCGGTTGTCCGGCTGGATGCTCATGAGCTGCGTGCCCCGTAACGGATGCGCGGATCAAGCAGGACCAGCAGCATGTCAGAGATCATCGTGCCGATCAGCGTCAGCAGGGCCACGAACATCAGGATGAACGCCGCGAGGAACTGGTCTTGGGACTTCAGTGCCACCAGCAGATAGGGCCCGATGGTTTGCAGGCCCAGCACCACCGATACCAGCACAGAGCCCGAGACCATCGCAGGCAGCAGGTTCCCGATATCCGCGACAAAGGGGTTAAAGGCCACGCGCAGCGGATATTTCGACAGCAGCCGCGCGGGGCCCATACCCTTGGCCTTGGCGGTCTCCACATAGGGTTTATCAAGCTCGTCGAGCATATTCGCCCGCAACCGCTGCATCATCGCGGCGGCACCGGCGGTGCCGATCACGAAGGTCGGAACGATCAGGTGCAGCAGGACCGAGCGTACTTTCTCCCAAGACATGGGCTGGCCCTCAAGCTCGGGGGCCATAAGCCCGCCAATCGGCAGGTCAAAGTATTTATGGCCATAGTAAAACAGGATCAGGGCCAGCAGGAAGTTCGGTGTCGCGAGCCCGAGATAGCCCAGAAAGCCGGCGGTATAATCGACCCAAGTCTCGGATTTGGCGGCGGCAAGCACCCCTAGCGGCAGGGCGATAAGATAAACGAATAATACGGCGGCGAGATTGACCAGCACCGTCATCCATAGCGCATCGCCGACGATTTCGCCCACGGGGCGGTCAAACTCGAACGACCAGCCGAAATTGCCTTGGATCAAGCCGGCAAACCCCTGCGGCCCCGGCACCATGCCGACCCAGATCAGGTATTGCTTCCAGATCGGTTCATCCAGCGCGTATTCGTGGCGCAGAAACTCGGCCTTGGCGACGCCTTCGGCCTGACCCGTGGCGCGCAACTCGGCGATCTGGTTCGACAGATAGTCGCCGGGGGGCAGGTTGATGATGACGAAGACCAGAAGCGAGACCACCCAGAGGGTCAGCAGCATGGTGATGAAACGCCACACGGCGTATCGGAGGAAGATCATCGGCTTACCTGCACATGGGGGTTTTGGAAGTAGAATTCGTCGATGCGGTGAATGCCGAAATGCGCGCCGGGATCAAAGGCCCAGATTCCATGCTCCGGTACATTCATCAGATCGTTTGAGACGACGACGGGTTGCGGGGCCTCGGCCAGCACGCCGATGGCGAATTGCTGTTCGGCGTGGATGGCGAGCATCCGCTTCCAGATGTCTTCGCGCACCTGTGGGTCGTCGGTGTGGTTCCAGTCATTCGCCAGCAGCATCAGCCGTTTCGCGGGCTGCATATCGGGGGGCGACCCGGCCTGTCCGACTGTTTGGTAGTATTGTCCCCACATCGGCCAGGCAAAGAATTCCTGATTGGTGGGCGCCAGATAGGAAGGAGAGGTCGACGGCCCCGGAAGCCCGTTGTCCCAGCCGAACCAGACCGAGGCCATGGTCCGCCCCGCATAGATCCGGTTGCGCAGGATATCGCGGTCCAGCGGGCGCATGATCAGGCGGATGCCCAGATCACGCCATGTGTCCGCGATGATCGCCAGCGCGTTTTCTTCCTCGCTGCGTTCGCCAGCGGTTTCGATCACGAATTCCATCGGGCGGCCATCGGGAAGCTTGCGGAGCCCTGCGGGGGTGCGGTCTGTCAGACCCATATCATCCAGCAGCGCGTTGGCGTGGGCGAGGTTCATCATGGACCACGCATGTGTGTTGTCGTCGTTGTAAAGCGCGCTTTGCGACAGGGCGGACATGCCGCCTTCGCTGGCGAGGCCGAAATAGAGCGCGCGGTTGATCATGCGTCGATCGATGCCGAGGCTCAGGGCGCGGCGAAAACGCACGTCGCGCATGACCTCGCGCCACACGGGGTCGGCGAAGTTCAGGTTGGGATAGATGGCGATCTGGCTGGCGGCGCCGTTGGCCCAAAGCAGGGTGCGGTATTTTCCGCCGTCCGCCTCGCCTTTCTTGAGGATCGCGACATCTGGGAAATCGAGCCCGCGCGCCTGCAGGTCGACCTCGCCAGCGTTGGCCTTGGCCGCGATCAGCCCACCGCCGACCACGGTCATCTGTACCACATCGATATAGGGCAGCTGCACGCCCCGGCTGTCGATACGGTGGAAATAGGGGTTACGCACAAAGAGCTTGCGCGAGCTGTCCTTGTCCGAGGTGTTGATCCACGGCTGCAGGGTCGGCAGCGCGGGGTTGTCGAACTTGTACATATTGTCGCGCTTGTTGTGCAGCGCGGCCCAGCTTTTGACCCGCGCGGCTTTGACCTTTTCGACCAGCGCATCGGGATCGGCGAACTTCTTATGGAACTGCGACAGGTAGTGGGCGGGGCGATAGATGAACGGTGGGCTTGCTTGCGCCAACAGCGGCAGAAAATTCGGATTGGGGATCTGCCATTCGAAGACGACCGTATGTTCATCGGGGAAGGTGACCTTTCCCATGCGGTTGTCCACGATCATGAAGTCCGGCGGCCCGCTGGGGGTGATGTCCGGGTCGTTGGCAACATTTTCCCACCAATAGCGGAAGTCATCCGAGGTAAAGGGCATGCCGTCCGACCAGCGGTGACCGGGGCGCAGGTGAAGCGTGAATTTGCGCCCTTCTTCCACGTCCACCGCCGCGAGGATATCGGGGGCAAGCGTGTAGTCAGGCTGATACCCCACCAGCCGCGCATAGCCGTAAACCACCATTTGCCGCACGTCCTTGGTGCGCGAGATCAACGTGCGTAGCGTCCCGCCCTGACGCCCGAAGCTGCGGCCCTTGGCTTCGAGATCGACGATCAGCGGCTCTGACGGGATGCGGTCCTGCACGTGGGGCAGGCTGCCGGCGTTGACCTCTTGTGCCCAAAAGCTGCTTTCTTGCAGCACGGGGCCGTCGCTATGCGCGGCAAGGGGCGCAAAGGCGAGGGTCGCGGCGAGGGCAAGGAAGAACTTACGCATGACAACGTACCTTATGGCCGGGCTCAAGCTCGCGCAGGGCGGGGGCGTGATGGCCTTCAAAGCGGAACTGTTCGGGCCAGAGCATAGGAGAGCCCGCGCCCTTGGCGACCAGATCAAGATCGATGGGCCGGCTGATGTCGGGTTCGGGCTGTGCCGCGATCAAGGCGCGGGTGTAGGGGTGTTGCGGATTGTAGAACAACGTGTCGGGCGGGGCCTGTTCGACGATCACGCCAGCGCGCATGACCGCGACCTCGTCCGCGATGCGGGCAACGACCGCCAGATCGTGGCTAATGAACAGATAGCTCAGGTTGGCGCGGTCGCGGATGTCTTCGAGCAGGGTTAGAATTTGCTCTTGGACCGAGACATCCAGCGCCGAGGTGGGTTCGTCGCAGATCAGCAGCTTCGGGTCGAGCGTCAGCGCGCGGGCAATGGACAGCCGTTGGCGCTGGCCGCCTGAAAACGCATGCGGGAAACGGCCAAGCATATCAGGGTTCAATCCGACCCACCGCAGCATTTCGGCTGCCTTTTCACGGCGGTCGCGGGCGGTGCCGATGTTGTGCACCTCCATCGGTTCGGTCAGGGCTTGCTGCACGCGCATCCGCGGGCTGAGCGAGGAATACGGGTCCTGAAACACCATCTGCGCTTGCCGTTGAAATGCGGTGCGTTCACTGGGCGACAGATCATGCACGGCCAGCGGTGCGGCGGCGGGGTCGGGGCGAAACAGCACTTTGCCGCCGGCATCGGGACGTTCGGCCCCCATGGCGATACGGGCGCAGGTGGTCTTGCCCGATCCGCTTTCGCCGACAATCGCCAGTG
Proteins encoded in this region:
- a CDS encoding glycosyltransferase family protein; protein product: MKVSIVVTHLLGTGHLARALTLGRAYGAAGHDVQVVSGGMPAPQLNSEGVDVVQLPPLRSDGVDFARLLDEHGAVASEALKAARREMLIAHIQTRTPDLLITELFPFGRRTLKAEFLALLDAADALPARPLICASVRDILAPPSKPAKAQLADDLVAQYYDAVLVHADEAVTPLSLSWPVSDAMQGKLRYTGFVAPPPASPHPDRLGAGEIIVSAGGGDVGAHVFDTCRAAAARDAGRVWRLLLGGQDAATRSAALMQDAPANVVIEPARPEFRQMLYHAAASVSLCGYNTALDVLQSGVRALFVPFDAGNEVEQGLRADALSALPGIEVLRSADLTPDRLLSALATLHAAPTRPAQTDGFDGAARTVTLTETMRKGTR
- a CDS encoding glycosyltransferase family 4 protein, which gives rise to MARGLMTALQRGGATVTVASTLRSRDGAGDSAAQTLLFNAAEAEVPQATARGRTEGWQAWITYHNYYKAPDLIGPAVARALGIPYLLVESSRARKRLTGPWAGFAQAAEAASDAADVIFYLTHRDAETLRRDQTAGQRLVHLPPYLAQDALPLPSALDGPMLAVGMLRDGDKRASYQIIAETLSLLPADSWRLDIAGDGPARTEIETMLAPFGDAVRFLGELDATTMAAAYRHAALLFWPGVNEAFGLAYLEAQAAGLPVVAQDRPGVRDVLAPGPYPAPESGTAPLAAQITALLADTTLRQTRAQAARDFVAQHHLLPTATATLLAGLESCGVRP
- a CDS encoding glycosyltransferase family protein, which translates into the protein MRQTVSNNARNGKPARRVLFYSHDTFGLGHLRRSRALAAALMDGDEDASAIILTGSPVAGRFTFPKGVDHIRLPGVTKLADGSYVAQTLGLDIDEVTSLRAGLIRTAIEEYTPDLLIVDKEPTGFRGELLPSLDWLRENGTTKVVLGLRDVLDEPEVLAAEWERKGAVEATEKYYDEIWVYGMRDVYDPTKGLPLSQAAHDRMHWTGYLRREAPDETPPAEEPYVLITPGGGGDGAAMVSLVLDAYEQDPDLTPKAKLIYGPFLSGDVRDAFDARVAKLGGRVTALGFDSRIEQLYVGAEGVVCMGGYNTFCEVLSFDKRAVIVPRTVPRLEQWIRASRAEELGLVRMLEETRDGMTPQAMIAAIRNLPHQNKPSQAGADGLLDGLDVVVERGRALMGGGA
- a CDS encoding glycosyltransferase family 4 protein — its product is MTDTPAPLAIVVKGWPRLSETFIAQELVALEEAGLRFDIWSLRHPTDTKTHPLHDRLQARVRYLPEYLRDDPERVAAAQEAAKAMPGYDAAWEVFQQDLVRDDTPNRRRRFGQACVMAHELPAETRGIYAHFLHTPSSVARYAAILRGLPWSFSAHAKDIWTSPEWELREKLNPASHGAAFGATCTDFNAQHLRSLTSAPDRIDLVYHGLDLARFPEPPTRVQRAKSDPFQMMSVGRMVEKKGFDNLIDALALLPNEFDWHWTHIGGGDLSEPMKARAETHGINDRITWRGACDQPEVIAAMRAADLFVLPSRIAKDGDRDGLPNVLMEAASQKLPLLSTPVSAIPEFITSGTTGVLSDDAPAALAEAMQRFAEDPSLGPRLAEAAHDRLHAEFTMAPGIRQLHKRLTAMLAQGG
- a CDS encoding histidine phosphatase family protein, yielding MIRLALLRHGHTGWNRAGRIQGRTDIPLDDDARAGLAALALPAPWDRADLVSSPLSRAAETARLVADRAPKTAPALMEMDWGKWEGLHGVDLKADPASGFRDIEDWGWGYTPPGGESPDSLRERLIPWANGLTRDTVAVCHIGVMRVLLAHATGWDFAGPAPFQIKRNRLYLLDISPTGWAAQPDPIRLEPRL